Sequence from the Nymphaea colorata isolate Beijing-Zhang1983 chromosome 9, ASM883128v2, whole genome shotgun sequence genome:
ACTTCTTTGACATGCGGAGTCAGAAAAATTCGCTGGAATGACACTTGTTTGAAACTATTTGATGGTGAggtacttttatatatatgtataagaataaatatttaagatttttatttaaaaataaagaacttttaacAGATTGGTCTAAACAACTGACCACACCAATCACAATGTGGCCATGCCACTGGGTCTAGGTCCGATCTCTTTGCATAAGAGAGCATACATTGTTTCCCGTAAAGGGTGGGATGACATCGTAAATCCCATGATTGGTGGGATTGTGGCGCATCGGAGGGTGATAGGTGATTAGACTCCATTTTGAAATCCCGTGACATTAATTTTTGGGTATTAGGCGATTAGACTCTATTTTAAAATCTCATGACATTAATTTTGGGGTAATAGGTGATTAAACTCTATTTTAAAATCCCGTGACATTAATTTTCTGTgctgcaagttgaagcacagcGAAACTTTCACTTCGAGGCACCGAAAGGGATGTAGGGATTCCTCCTCCTCACCAGGTCATGAATTCAACGAATGGTAGGGTCACCTTTTTACTAATCTGGCATAATAACTATGACATATAACGAAGAGTAGAGTAGCAGCCACTACATAATTGTGTTCACTACATCCCTACATGTTCTTATACGCTATCGTCATGAGCATCTTAGAATAAGTTCTCGTCTATCAAAAGATGATACAATGTGACGTGTGCGTTGATCTCTGCATTGGCATTGCGAGTCTTAGTAATTCCTCAAGCGATGTTAAAGAATGAAGAGGGCTCGAGTACCTTTATACATATTGAAGTAAGTGTGCGACATAGAAATAGAAACATAGGAACGTGATTCGAACTAGGACTTCCTCTCTTTCCTCATTTGACATCATGAAAGTGTGATTTCATAACCGACGAAGAATAGTTATTCGTGACGTGTGATACGGCTCACGTACTTAACACTTTAAAAGATGTACATATCGAAAGCAATAACCAGTAGATTCAAACAACTGATCCATACATGTTATGCCAAGCGTCGACATGTTACGTGtgataatatatacatacatgaaTAACCAGGTATATACTCGTTCCAAGAAAGAAGATCgattcaacaaagaaaaatcactGGCATAACAAGTAATGTATATAGGAAAAGATGTGAACGCATCTATTTCTCACGCATCATGCATTTATGGCAACATTTGGGCACCAACACTGTATGTATTAGCTCTAGTAGTTTCATACATTAACTAAACATTGTTGAAGATGACATTCAACAACTGAGAATATTCTTCATCTATGTTAAGttttcgttttttatttgtttgacgAGATAGGTCCTTGGAGAGGTGTTGTCGACGAAAAAACGGCTTGCTGCATTTAGCATTTCTACGAAAGAAAGATGGAGTTGCATCACAAAATCTATGGATTGAGCGGTGAGCGTGATATAGTTTCACCGCCTTCATTCTGAAGCATACCATCTCACATCTCTTCCGTGTTATTAGTGGCCTTTTGAATCATAAAAAAAACTCTCAGCTCAAATAAAGCAAGTCACGGGTTTATTATTGTACACAATAATAAGTGTGACACTTGAGTTATAAGGTATATTATGTGATAACTCAAGTTGCAAAGCAGCCCTCAAACCAAACCtatagacaaaataaaaaaaaatagcttTGACTTTTGAAAATCGTGCCAGGGATGTCAAAAGATCacatttgaattggatatctaCTTTGTGAATATTCttgtattcaaatttaaattgaaatttgacaaataaaagtcaacccaaatttgaattcaaaatatgatttataatttaaatctgattttacgttcatattccaattcaaattttaaatcaaatttgacTGGTTTTGagagcattagatatatataatatttgtttataaGTAAATTCAAATCTTATCTACTCAAATCTAAATGTGAgcgaatgtcatttcttaaatctgaattcaattaaatatcttaattaaatattaaattattttttcatatattttttttggttcaaaTCGGTATTTATTCAATTCTATTCGACTTCCCTTCccattaaaaatctaaaaaaaaaaaaaaaggttttcgtTTTAGAATAATGGGCTCGGAATCGAGAAAATTTCCCCGTGTCCCACGGACCCAGTTGCTTGCTGGCCCCCAAGCAGTGACTGCGAGCGGGTCTGCCTTGATCCAGCAGCGGCAAGTTCGCCAGGGTGCTGGACCGCTTTCCAGCGCCATGCGAGTCGGAGGGGCTCTGCTGCGCACGCTCCAGCACCGCCTCCGGTCAtcgtcttcctccttcctcccgCAACTCCCGCCCCCTTCCTTCCTCCCTCTGTTTCGTACTACCGCTACCTCTGCCAGGCGAACTCCTCACGTGCCGGCAGCCCCTGCTTTCCCGGTCGCGGACCTCCTTGTGAGGTCAGGCTTTCCGGCGGAGTTCCTCGCCGATTTCACGGCAAAGAACCCTTATGTCCTATCTCTCGATCCCTCCGGGTGCGAGAAATGCGTGTCGAAACTGTTCTCGTTTGGCTTGTCCCGCGAATCGCTCGCTTCGGTCCTCTTCTCGAATCCTGGGGTTTTGGAACCGCGGCGTTTGGGCAAGATCGAGGCCGTGTTTGCTGTGGTGGAGGACTTCGACAATTCCTCTGCCATCATGCGGAAGGTTTTGGAGTTCTCAGGAAGACTCTCGATGGAACCTTGCGACGTACGCGAGAACATCGGCTTCCTTCGCTCTTGTGGGATCAGCGAGTTCCTGATTCCGCATCTTCTTGAGGAATCGCCATGGTTGGTTTTCCTGGACCGACGGTTGGAGTTGGAGCCAAGCGCGGGGATTATGAGGGACGTGGGAATGCGAAGCGAGACTATAACCAGGATTTTGATCGATTTCCCTCAATTATTCAAATTGGGGGCAAGGCAGATTGCGTCAAGGGTCAATTATTTGAAGGGTATTGGATTTAGAGCTGAGGAAATTGATTCTATTGTTGGCGATTTTCCAGCGATTCTGAAATTTGGGGTGGAGGATCGGTTGAAGCCTCTAATTTCGGAGATGAGGGATTTGGGTTTTGGTTTTCTCGAGATTAAGAAGGCAGCCATCGAAGATCCACGAAT
This genomic interval carries:
- the LOC116260696 gene encoding transcription termination factor MTERF15, mitochondrial — encoded protein: MGSESRKFPRVPRTQLLAGPQAVTASGSALIQQRQVRQGAGPLSSAMRVGGALLRTLQHRLRSSSSSFLPQLPPPSFLPLFRTTATSARRTPHVPAAPAFPVADLLVRSGFPAEFLADFTAKNPYVLSLDPSGCEKCVSKLFSFGLSRESLASVLFSNPGVLEPRRLGKIEAVFAVVEDFDNSSAIMRKVLEFSGRLSMEPCDVRENIGFLRSCGISEFLIPHLLEESPWLVFLDRRLELEPSAGIMRDVGMRSETITRILIDFPQLFKLGARQIASRVNYLKGIGFRAEEIDSIVGDFPAILKFGVEDRLKPLISEMRDLGFGFLEIKKAAIEDPRIFQIEAGGELSRCVNLLKKLKCRLPIKEKILDNGVLRASVEVKLRIDCLCRSGLSHRDAFKLLWREPRIIIYDLEDVQKKINFLTDEIGDPISLLVEVPEYLGVNLERQIIPRYKVVQWLRSHGGLGIEVGLKDLVKSSRHKFYNFFVKPYPECERIFGKMNREAVPRSRPAVELSQLLKPQKYKECEKDSENIKMFMKSLV